Proteins encoded in a region of the Paenibacillus sp. E222 genome:
- the mutL gene encoding DNA mismatch repair endonuclease MutL, with translation MEKIHVLDEHIANQIAAGEVVERPASVVKELLENSVDAGASKIDVTVEEGGLLRIRVKDNGSGIEPEDMEKAFYRHATSKIAHGRDLFQITSLGFRGEALASIAAVSKVEVLSASGNDGRGRRIVIEGGKLLSHEDETSPQGTDFEVKELFFNTPARLKYMKTIQTELGHISDVLYRMAMSHPNISFTLRHNENTLLQTLGNGDLLQVVAAIYGTSAAKAMLPIQGESLDYHVSGLISLPEWTRANRGGMSTIVNGRFIRNYGLNQAILKAYHTLLPINRFPLVVVQLEMHPSLVDVNVHPAKLEVRFSKEAELYEFVETTLRGILRKEVLIPQVTKQQIRRGDNSSFIQEQFLFPRGPLKDETESAGYGQQGPLGITAGLDKTTSEDDDLDAPADVQSLSDGKGEGQMLPLPEAPPEIPPAYDPFGMLSGDPGSNDVLKQNYSPDENSHSDPASAVGGNTGAATDRAAQDAIPSTEDKGISTSHAQASTYRSNSVNSPVREGRSSYNPSAVAAKGERSWKAPNLPDSARLASAVKSDASMPAFPELSLIGQHHGTYLIAQNQDGLYLIDQHAAHERVNYEYYYEQFGNPAQASQELLLPITLEFTPSETEKLKTRLAWFEQAGVYLEHFGGQTFRVRSHPFWFPKGDEKDIIEEMSEWVLSERSIDVAKMREAASIMCSCKASIKANQKLTDQEAEVLIQRLGSCRQPYTCPHGRPIVVSFSTYDLEKLFKRVM, from the coding sequence GTGGAGAAAATTCATGTGCTTGATGAACATATTGCCAACCAGATTGCGGCAGGTGAGGTGGTCGAACGGCCAGCTTCAGTCGTTAAGGAGCTGCTCGAAAACTCGGTGGATGCAGGCGCCTCCAAAATTGATGTTACGGTGGAAGAGGGCGGACTGCTCCGTATTCGGGTCAAAGACAATGGTTCCGGTATCGAACCGGAGGATATGGAAAAGGCCTTCTATCGTCATGCAACCAGTAAAATAGCTCATGGCCGCGATCTGTTCCAGATCACAAGTCTTGGATTCAGGGGAGAGGCCTTGGCGAGTATTGCCGCTGTCTCCAAGGTGGAAGTGTTATCGGCCAGCGGGAATGACGGGCGAGGGCGCCGAATCGTGATTGAGGGCGGTAAACTTCTCTCACATGAGGATGAAACCTCACCCCAAGGCACGGACTTTGAGGTAAAAGAACTATTTTTCAATACGCCAGCTAGGCTTAAATATATGAAAACGATCCAGACTGAGTTGGGGCATATCTCGGATGTTCTCTATCGCATGGCGATGTCTCATCCGAATATCTCGTTCACGCTGCGACATAATGAAAATACGCTGCTTCAGACGCTGGGCAATGGGGATCTGCTGCAAGTGGTTGCGGCAATCTACGGTACAAGTGCCGCCAAAGCGATGCTCCCCATTCAGGGAGAGAGTCTGGACTATCATGTGAGTGGGCTGATCAGTTTGCCGGAATGGACTCGTGCGAATCGTGGCGGCATGTCGACCATTGTAAATGGACGATTTATTCGAAATTATGGGCTCAACCAGGCTATTTTGAAGGCGTATCATACGCTGCTGCCCATTAATCGGTTCCCGCTTGTCGTGGTGCAATTGGAAATGCATCCGTCCCTGGTTGATGTGAACGTGCATCCGGCGAAGCTGGAGGTTCGTTTCAGCAAGGAAGCGGAGCTGTACGAGTTTGTGGAAACGACACTGCGTGGAATCTTGCGGAAGGAAGTGCTCATTCCACAGGTAACCAAGCAGCAAATCAGACGTGGAGATAACAGTTCCTTTATCCAGGAACAATTTCTGTTCCCCAGAGGTCCTCTAAAGGACGAAACAGAATCCGCGGGGTATGGGCAACAGGGTCCATTAGGGATAACTGCTGGCCTCGATAAAACGACTTCAGAGGACGATGATCTGGATGCTCCGGCTGATGTGCAATCACTTTCTGATGGAAAAGGTGAGGGCCAGATGCTGCCTTTGCCTGAAGCTCCACCCGAGATACCACCAGCCTATGATCCATTTGGGATGTTAAGCGGGGACCCAGGCTCTAATGATGTTCTGAAGCAAAATTATAGTCCTGACGAAAATTCCCATAGTGATCCAGCTTCTGCTGTGGGTGGAAATACCGGTGCTGCTACAGATCGTGCTGCGCAAGATGCCATACCTTCAACTGAGGATAAGGGGATATCGACTTCACACGCTCAGGCTTCTACGTATCGTTCCAATTCGGTGAATTCTCCGGTCAGAGAAGGACGTTCATCGTATAATCCATCTGCGGTGGCTGCAAAAGGAGAGCGAAGCTGGAAGGCTCCAAATTTACCGGATTCGGCAAGGTTGGCATCCGCCGTTAAGTCGGATGCTTCTATGCCTGCGTTTCCCGAACTAAGCCTGATTGGGCAGCATCACGGGACGTACTTGATTGCACAAAATCAAGATGGTCTATATCTGATTGATCAGCATGCGGCTCATGAACGGGTGAATTATGAGTATTACTACGAGCAGTTTGGCAATCCGGCTCAGGCTTCGCAGGAGCTGCTGCTGCCCATTACACTGGAGTTCACACCATCCGAGACCGAAAAGCTCAAAACAAGACTGGCTTGGTTCGAGCAGGCGGGTGTGTACTTGGAACATTTCGGTGGGCAAACTTTCCGGGTCCGTTCCCATCCGTTCTGGTTCCCCAAGGGGGACGAGAAAGACATTATTGAAGAGATGTCAGAATGGGTGCTGAGTGAACGTAGTATTGATGTTGCCAAGATGCGAGAAGCGGCGTCTATTATGTGCTCTTGCAAGGCTTCTATTAAAGCCAATCAGAAATTGACGGATCAGGAGGCGGAAGTGTTGATTCAACGCCTGGGTTCCTGCCGTCAACCGTATACTTGTCCACATGGGAGACCGATTGTGGTGTCATTTTCAACCTATGATCTGGAGAAATTGTTCAAACGGGTCATGTAG
- the hfq gene encoding RNA chaperone Hfq, with amino-acid sequence MNKSINIQDTFLNQLRKENIPATVYLTNGFQIRGTIKAFDNFTIVIDSDGRQQMVYKHAISTFTPQRSVSLMQQDNSGEA; translated from the coding sequence ATGAACAAGTCCATCAACATCCAAGATACGTTCTTGAACCAACTGCGGAAAGAAAACATTCCAGCTACGGTCTATCTGACCAATGGCTTTCAAATCCGCGGAACGATCAAGGCATTTGACAATTTTACGATCGTCATTGACAGCGACGGACGCCAGCAAATGGTCTACAAGCACGCCATCTCCACGTTCACGCCGCAACGCAGCGTATCGCTGATGCAGCAAGATAATAGCGGCGAAGCTTAA
- the miaA gene encoding tRNA (adenosine(37)-N6)-dimethylallyltransferase MiaA produces the protein MKAEVKPKLLVLVGPTAVGKTRMSIELAQAFNCEIISGDSMQVYREMDIGTAKITRDEMKGVPHHLIDIHEPEYPYSVAEFQESCTRLIGEIHERGKLPFIVGGTGLYVESVCYGFQFSDSGSDEAFRDEQFRYAEQHGPQALHDKLRVIDPVSAERLHPNDQRRIVRALEIYHLTGEKLSEQLASQKKESPYDLLIVGLTMDRQKLYARVEERIDLMIEQGLVDEVKSLLERGVARGHISMQGLGYKEIAAYLQGEVSWDAAVEWLKRDTRRFAKRQLSWFRHMKDIEWVDMTETEDFAGNYAEVCEMIKRKFD, from the coding sequence TTGAAAGCGGAAGTTAAACCGAAGCTGCTTGTGCTGGTCGGACCAACAGCAGTAGGCAAAACGAGAATGAGTATTGAGCTTGCACAGGCGTTCAATTGCGAGATTATTTCGGGGGATTCCATGCAAGTATATCGCGAAATGGATATCGGGACAGCCAAAATTACTCGCGATGAAATGAAGGGTGTGCCCCATCACCTCATCGACATCCATGAACCGGAATACCCCTATTCCGTGGCGGAATTTCAGGAAAGCTGTACACGTCTGATTGGGGAAATCCATGAGCGCGGCAAGTTGCCTTTTATTGTTGGTGGTACGGGTCTGTATGTGGAATCGGTATGTTATGGCTTTCAATTCTCGGACAGCGGCTCGGATGAAGCGTTCCGGGATGAACAGTTTCGTTATGCAGAGCAACATGGCCCGCAGGCGTTACATGATAAGCTGAGGGTCATTGATCCGGTTAGTGCAGAACGACTGCATCCGAATGACCAGCGCCGAATTGTTCGTGCACTGGAGATCTATCACCTTACTGGTGAGAAGTTGTCCGAGCAGCTGGCTTCCCAGAAAAAAGAGTCTCCATATGACCTGCTTATTGTGGGTTTGACCATGGATCGTCAGAAGCTGTATGCCCGCGTGGAAGAGCGAATTGATCTTATGATCGAGCAGGGTCTGGTAGATGAGGTCAAGTCCTTACTGGAGCGCGGCGTAGCGAGAGGGCATATCTCCATGCAGGGGCTCGGTTATAAGGAAATTGCGGCTTATCTTCAGGGTGAAGTAAGCTGGGATGCTGCGGTGGAGTGGCTGAAAAGGGATACGCGTCGTTTTGCCAAGCGGCAATTGTCCTGGTTCCGTCATATGAAGGACATCGAATGGGTGGATATGACGGAAACCGAAGATTTTGCAGGGAATTATGCCGAAGTATGTGAGATGATCAAACGCAAGTTTGACTGA
- the mutS gene encoding DNA mismatch repair protein MutS — MAQYTPMIQQYLQVKAEAQDAFLFFRLGDFYEMFFEDAVNASRELEITLTARAGGGEDKIPMCGVPYHSADNYIQRLIEKGYKVAICEQMEDPTVTKGMVRREIVRVITPGTVMEGKTLGDKSNNYMVCLTGNQNTIALAACDLSTGELYVTSVPYSQEWLKDEIGIYEPSELVGDAALLDTVAVQSSPIGRPVVYTPWTKSKEDLVRQQFGEAVWARLEPERQACIARLFSYLSETQKRSLGQLTQVSTYEPDHFMILDPFTRRNLELVETVRERSKKGSLLWLLDRTETSMGARMLRRWVDKPLLQKGKINERLEAVDTLYNQFILREDLRAELKDIYDLERLVGRIAFGNANGRDLNALKMSLDKIPGLRQYCADSPSKTLQHIAGIMDDCSDLRDAIGQAIVDEPPVSVRDGGLIREGYHERLDELREASVNGKQWIAELEAREREATGIRSLKIGYNKVFGYYIEITKSNLASLPEGRYERKQTLANAERYITPELKEKETLILEAQDKMVDIEYGLFAELRERLNQEIARLQKLAELVAEIDVYQSFAVISAERNFVRPTLTDGYDLVVEQGRHPVVEAVMRDGAFIANNTAMQKEEARILLITGPNMAGKSTYMRQVALISILAQIGCFVPAGQAEVPIMDRIFTRIGAADDLIGGQSTFMVEMADIQVMTDKATPRSLIIIDELGRGTSTSEGMAIAQSVIEYVHDIIGCKALVSTHFHELAHLEESLDKLANYSMAVQESGDKVNFLRKLIAGAASSSYGIYCARLAGLPDSIIERANGLLHGFEHAAAQVAVGSEFAGKDKQQRDDHDQRVEFQPTDHSSLIREGESAETVELAVATEAPEQKQQDKKQIGKQQSVSKHADVVQLSIFGDEEPSVTPKTEVVALDKPAREFIRNMKDIDVMNMTPLQAMQILNDLKLKAQQLS, encoded by the coding sequence ATGGCTCAGTATACGCCAATGATTCAACAATATTTGCAAGTGAAGGCCGAAGCGCAGGACGCTTTTCTTTTTTTTAGATTAGGTGATTTCTATGAAATGTTCTTTGAAGATGCAGTTAATGCTTCTCGTGAGCTAGAAATTACATTAACAGCACGCGCAGGTGGGGGAGAAGACAAAATCCCGATGTGCGGTGTGCCTTATCATTCGGCTGACAATTACATACAGCGCTTGATTGAAAAAGGATACAAAGTAGCCATCTGCGAGCAGATGGAAGATCCGACAGTAACCAAAGGCATGGTACGGCGAGAAATTGTACGAGTTATAACACCCGGAACGGTAATGGAAGGCAAGACCTTGGGGGATAAGTCCAATAACTATATGGTTTGCCTGACAGGGAACCAGAACACCATTGCACTGGCTGCCTGTGACTTGTCCACAGGGGAGCTCTACGTCACCTCTGTTCCATACTCGCAAGAGTGGCTTAAGGATGAGATCGGGATCTACGAACCTTCGGAGCTGGTGGGTGATGCTGCGTTGCTGGATACGGTGGCTGTCCAGTCATCTCCAATTGGTCGGCCTGTAGTATACACACCATGGACGAAGAGTAAGGAAGATTTGGTGCGTCAGCAATTCGGCGAAGCGGTATGGGCACGTTTGGAGCCTGAACGTCAAGCCTGTATAGCGCGGCTGTTCTCCTATTTAAGTGAGACACAGAAACGTTCACTTGGACAATTGACACAGGTTTCAACGTATGAGCCGGATCACTTTATGATTCTGGACCCCTTCACTCGGCGTAACCTGGAACTGGTGGAAACCGTACGTGAACGTTCGAAAAAAGGTTCACTGCTCTGGCTCCTGGATCGCACAGAGACGTCCATGGGTGCCCGGATGCTGCGCCGTTGGGTGGATAAACCCTTGCTGCAAAAAGGCAAAATTAATGAACGTCTGGAAGCGGTAGATACGCTGTATAACCAGTTTATATTGCGGGAAGATCTGCGTGCAGAACTCAAAGACATCTACGATCTGGAACGCCTGGTGGGGCGGATTGCCTTCGGTAACGCCAACGGTCGGGATCTGAATGCACTGAAGATGTCACTGGACAAAATTCCAGGGCTACGTCAATATTGTGCAGATTCGCCTTCCAAGACGCTGCAGCACATTGCTGGCATTATGGATGATTGCAGTGATCTGCGAGATGCAATCGGTCAGGCTATCGTTGATGAACCGCCTGTATCTGTGCGTGATGGCGGCTTAATTCGTGAAGGGTACCACGAGCGGCTGGATGAGCTCCGGGAAGCCTCGGTGAATGGTAAGCAGTGGATTGCTGAACTGGAAGCCAGAGAGCGTGAAGCGACTGGCATTCGCTCGCTGAAAATCGGTTACAACAAAGTATTTGGGTACTATATTGAAATTACCAAGTCGAACCTGGCTTCTCTGCCAGAAGGCCGTTACGAACGGAAACAAACGCTTGCGAATGCTGAGCGTTATATTACACCGGAACTGAAAGAAAAAGAGACGCTGATTCTGGAAGCTCAGGACAAGATGGTCGATATTGAGTACGGCTTGTTCGCGGAATTACGGGAACGGCTCAATCAGGAGATCGCCAGGCTGCAGAAGCTGGCTGAGCTGGTCGCGGAGATTGATGTGTATCAATCCTTTGCCGTCATCAGTGCAGAACGCAATTTCGTACGGCCTACATTGACCGATGGTTACGATCTGGTCGTGGAGCAGGGGCGCCATCCGGTGGTTGAAGCAGTGATGCGAGATGGAGCTTTCATTGCCAACAATACTGCGATGCAGAAGGAAGAGGCGCGCATTCTGCTGATTACCGGTCCGAATATGGCGGGGAAAAGTACGTATATGCGGCAGGTGGCGCTGATTTCGATTCTGGCGCAGATCGGCTGTTTCGTGCCAGCTGGGCAAGCTGAAGTGCCGATTATGGATCGTATTTTTACACGGATTGGTGCGGCAGACGATCTCATCGGCGGACAAAGTACGTTTATGGTGGAGATGGCCGACATTCAGGTCATGACGGACAAAGCAACACCACGCAGTCTGATTATTATTGATGAATTGGGTCGGGGAACGTCTACCAGTGAGGGAATGGCGATTGCCCAGTCTGTCATCGAATATGTGCATGATATCATTGGGTGCAAAGCGCTTGTATCAACCCATTTCCATGAGCTTGCTCATCTGGAAGAGAGTTTGGACAAGCTGGCGAATTACTCCATGGCCGTTCAGGAGAGTGGGGACAAGGTTAATTTCCTGCGTAAATTGATCGCCGGGGCTGCCAGCAGCAGCTACGGAATCTATTGCGCACGGCTTGCAGGTCTGCCGGACAGCATCATTGAGCGGGCGAATGGCTTGTTACACGGTTTCGAACATGCGGCCGCTCAGGTTGCGGTTGGAAGTGAATTTGCCGGGAAGGACAAGCAGCAACGTGATGACCATGATCAGCGCGTGGAGTTCCAGCCGACAGATCATTCCTCATTAATCCGTGAAGGTGAGTCTGCGGAAACTGTTGAATTGGCTGTTGCAACTGAAGCTCCAGAACAGAAACAACAGGACAAAAAACAAATTGGGAAGCAGCAGTCAGTCTCCAAACATGCTGATGTGGTTCAACTGTCCATCTTTGGGGATGAAGAGCCAAGTGTAACTCCGAAAACGGAGGTTGTTGCCCTTGACAAGCCTGCCCGGGAGTTTATTCGTAATATGAAGGATATTGATGTAATGAACATGACGCCACTTCAGGCGATGCAAATACTGAATGATCTCAAATTAAAGGCACAGCAATTATCCTGA
- a CDS encoding DUF402 domain-containing protein: MKRKFGDRANWRRITNRQFTCRFVQSKIFTGYITLYTIQDLKEPLWKTYGGSTFCIADKGYSWLQYYPKGEHFVVTAMFDDQERIVEWYIDTCRSQGITDQGVPWFDDLYLDVVVLKDGEIFLLDEDELEDALSRKHITTGDYDLANRTAKDLLHAIDAHVFPYFQLSLKHRQTLFENGEFRKNIQI, encoded by the coding sequence ATGAAACGGAAATTCGGGGACCGCGCGAACTGGCGCCGGATTACGAACCGACAATTTACATGCCGGTTCGTTCAATCCAAAATTTTTACGGGTTACATTACGTTGTATACGATACAAGATTTGAAAGAGCCTTTATGGAAAACCTATGGAGGGAGCACCTTCTGCATTGCGGATAAAGGTTATTCCTGGTTGCAGTATTATCCGAAAGGCGAGCATTTTGTTGTTACGGCCATGTTTGACGATCAGGAGCGGATTGTTGAATGGTACATTGATACATGCCGCAGCCAGGGCATAACCGATCAGGGTGTCCCGTGGTTTGATGATCTGTATCTGGATGTCGTTGTCCTCAAAGATGGAGAAATATTTTTGCTGGACGAGGATGAACTTGAAGATGCTCTTTCACGTAAGCACATTACGACGGGGGATTATGATCTGGCGAACCGGACAGCAAAGGATTTGTTGCATGCCATTGATGCACATGTGTTTCCATATTTCCAACTGTCCTTGAAGCATAGACAAACCCTGTTTGAGAATGGGGAGTTCCGAAAAAATATTCAGATTTGA
- a CDS encoding penicillin-binding protein 1A → MPNDPLSRSNNRNSNNKSTKKAKPKTSKKKKITGKRVGWTLFFTMAIAIFCALGGYLFIMVSGENLLKANMDKTTINETSKVYDRNGQLMGELSIQKLEPVKEEDIPDLVKEAFVATEDKRFYEHQGVDIWSIGRAAVKDVMARSMVEGGSTLTQQLAKNMFLSRDKTFFRKATEVSIAMALERKYTKDEILTMYLNRIFFGHQRYGIKAASEFYFGVSDLNELKIWQIATLAAMPKGPSAYNPLSNPNDSKARRGVVLQLMYEQGYITKAEMDEAKEVDYDYTPPEKEQKYQAFIDYVLREAEKVTGKTEDDLNIGGYKIYTTMDAQAQTAMESAFSDDSLFESSKDDQQVQGSMVIMNHENGSLVALLGGRDYQTKGYSRVTQSRRQPGSAFKPIVSYAPALESGNYNANSPLSNEKQCFGNYCPGNLHGYSSTISMTDAITKSENIPAVWLLNKIGVNTGVQFAKSVGIQLTDEDKNLAIALGGLSKGTNTLEMAQAYSAFANLGEYQQAYSIKEIKDSAGKTTYKHDKSETTRVMSEQNAYSLTQMLQNVVNDGTGRSARLDRPVAGKTGTVQSGISGNSSNRDVWFVGYTPEWTAAVWMGYDSPDATHMLKNSSKLSAAFFAKVMGDALKGVPVKDFKAPAGAQTPPPEKEPEQPTLSVSGLNGAYDPSTQTVSLNWTSTGDSSTQYRIYRKETSEGQFTHLIDAVGSTSAQDLSALPGLTYEYYVTAYDLASGQETDPSNTISLMIEAEELEPQQPDTGTEPGTEPGTEQPGTENPDNGLPGNGGSEGNNGNGNENGNNGNNGNGNNGNNGGTGQGNGQTGEGNTPPGQGTTEPGGTGEGSNDGSVTTPGEVVTPPDSGNNGNSGETNAPTDSQAGTGG, encoded by the coding sequence ATGCCAAACGATCCGTTGTCGAGGTCTAACAATCGCAACAGTAATAACAAGTCAACCAAAAAAGCGAAGCCAAAGACCTCTAAAAAGAAAAAAATTACGGGTAAACGCGTTGGATGGACACTGTTTTTCACCATGGCCATCGCCATATTCTGTGCACTGGGTGGATATTTATTTATTATGGTGAGTGGCGAAAATCTGCTCAAAGCCAACATGGACAAAACAACAATTAATGAAACTTCAAAAGTATATGACCGCAACGGCCAGTTAATGGGCGAGTTGTCCATTCAGAAGCTGGAGCCGGTCAAAGAAGAAGATATTCCGGATTTAGTAAAGGAAGCTTTTGTTGCTACGGAGGATAAACGATTCTACGAGCATCAGGGCGTGGATATCTGGTCCATCGGACGTGCGGCGGTAAAAGACGTCATGGCCCGCTCCATGGTGGAAGGTGGCAGTACGCTGACACAGCAGCTTGCGAAAAATATGTTCTTGTCCCGTGACAAGACCTTCTTCCGTAAAGCGACGGAGGTTTCCATTGCAATGGCATTGGAACGCAAGTACACAAAAGACGAAATTCTGACGATGTATCTGAACCGGATTTTCTTTGGTCATCAGCGTTATGGAATTAAGGCAGCGTCTGAATTTTATTTTGGGGTGTCTGACCTTAATGAGCTGAAGATTTGGCAAATTGCTACGCTGGCTGCGATGCCTAAAGGGCCTTCTGCCTATAACCCGCTGAGCAATCCCAACGATTCCAAGGCCCGTCGTGGTGTGGTATTGCAGCTGATGTATGAGCAAGGTTACATCACCAAGGCGGAAATGGATGAAGCCAAAGAAGTAGATTATGATTATACACCGCCTGAAAAAGAGCAGAAATATCAAGCCTTTATCGACTATGTTCTTCGTGAAGCAGAGAAAGTGACTGGTAAAACGGAGGATGATCTGAATATCGGCGGGTACAAAATTTACACGACGATGGATGCTCAGGCTCAAACAGCCATGGAGAGTGCGTTCTCGGATGATAGTTTGTTTGAGTCAAGCAAAGATGATCAGCAGGTTCAAGGCTCCATGGTAATTATGAACCATGAAAATGGCAGTCTTGTCGCCTTGCTGGGCGGACGGGATTATCAAACGAAGGGCTATAGCCGGGTAACACAGAGCCGCAGACAGCCTGGATCGGCATTCAAACCGATTGTGAGTTATGCACCGGCTCTTGAATCAGGTAATTACAATGCAAACTCACCTCTCAGTAATGAAAAGCAATGCTTCGGGAATTACTGTCCGGGTAACTTGCATGGGTATTCTTCAACCATTAGCATGACGGATGCCATTACAAAATCGGAGAACATCCCGGCAGTATGGCTCCTGAACAAAATTGGTGTGAATACAGGTGTTCAGTTTGCCAAAAGCGTAGGTATCCAGCTTACGGATGAAGACAAAAACCTGGCGATTGCGCTGGGGGGGCTTAGTAAAGGTACGAATACGCTGGAAATGGCGCAAGCCTATAGCGCATTCGCCAATCTGGGTGAGTACCAGCAGGCGTATTCCATTAAGGAAATTAAGGATAGCGCGGGGAAAACGACCTATAAACACGATAAATCGGAAACAACGCGTGTCATGAGTGAGCAGAATGCGTATTCCCTGACTCAGATGCTGCAAAATGTAGTAAATGACGGTACAGGTCGTTCGGCGCGTCTGGATCGACCGGTTGCAGGTAAAACGGGAACCGTTCAAAGTGGTATTTCCGGCAACAGTTCCAACCGTGATGTTTGGTTTGTCGGATACACGCCAGAATGGACAGCTGCCGTATGGATGGGTTACGACAGTCCCGATGCAACCCATATGCTCAAGAATAGCAGTAAGCTGTCAGCTGCGTTCTTTGCCAAAGTAATGGGGGATGCATTGAAAGGCGTTCCTGTGAAGGACTTCAAAGCTCCAGCAGGAGCCCAGACACCTCCGCCGGAAAAAGAACCGGAACAACCAACACTTTCAGTGAGTGGTTTGAATGGTGCGTATGATCCATCTACGCAAACTGTATCGCTGAATTGGACTTCAACGGGAGATTCCTCGACACAGTATCGGATTTACAGAAAAGAAACATCTGAGGGACAGTTCACTCACCTCATTGATGCTGTTGGTTCGACCAGTGCGCAGGATCTAAGTGCACTCCCTGGTCTCACTTATGAGTATTATGTGACAGCCTATGATCTGGCTTCAGGACAAGAGACGGATCCGTCCAATACCATATCGCTGATGATTGAAGCAGAGGAATTGGAACCACAACAGCCAGATACGGGCACGGAGCCAGGAACGGAACCGGGTACAGAGCAGCCAGGAACAGAAAATCCAGACAACGGTTTGCCGGGGAATGGAGGTTCTGAGGGTAACAATGGCAATGGAAATGAAAATGGCAACAATGGCAACAATGGTAACGGGAATAATGGAAATAACGGCGGGACAGGTCAAGGGAACGGACAGACCGGAGAAGGAAATACACCACCAGGACAGGGAACAACAGAACCTGGAGGTACCGGTGAAGGTTCCAATGATGGGTCTGTAACAACACCGGGTGAAGTAGTCACGCCACCAGATAGTGGGAACAACGGTAACAGTGGAGAAACGAATGCACCGACAGATTCTCAAGCTGGAACTGGCGGTTAA
- a CDS encoding class I SAM-dependent methyltransferase, whose translation MYITTGEKEAGHLVERARNLAETTGGTYVPRKKMSLPALTAHYGIDEIVVVLQGKVRLFRPDSPLLEFHPSMGFVRAKRVLNGEADPMLDAGAILEGDTVIDCTAGLGTDALVFSVAVGKSGRVIACESSLPLYTLLVEGMSQYESIKPAVNEAFRRIELRHANHLDLLRSLPDRSCDTVYFDPMFREPMLDSSAIQPLRDYANPSALDEQSIIEAKRVARKRVVMKEKRGSAEFTRLGFEVHDRGNAKTLYGVINVESGS comes from the coding sequence ATGTATATTACAACCGGTGAAAAGGAAGCAGGCCACCTTGTGGAACGTGCACGAAACCTGGCGGAAACAACAGGAGGGACCTATGTACCGCGCAAAAAAATGTCTTTACCTGCACTGACTGCACATTATGGGATAGATGAAATTGTAGTTGTGCTTCAGGGCAAAGTTCGTTTATTTCGTCCGGATTCACCGCTGCTTGAGTTTCACCCCAGTATGGGATTTGTTCGGGCCAAACGTGTGTTAAATGGAGAAGCTGATCCGATGCTGGACGCAGGGGCGATCCTGGAAGGGGATACCGTTATCGATTGTACAGCAGGATTGGGCACCGATGCACTGGTATTCTCGGTTGCTGTAGGCAAAAGCGGTCGGGTCATCGCCTGTGAAAGCTCACTCCCACTGTACACCTTATTGGTAGAAGGCATGTCTCAATACGAGAGCATTAAGCCTGCGGTAAACGAAGCTTTCCGGCGTATTGAGCTGCGGCATGCGAATCATCTCGATTTGCTGCGTTCCTTGCCAGACCGAAGCTGTGACACGGTATATTTCGATCCGATGTTTCGTGAACCAATGCTTGATTCAAGCGCCATACAGCCTTTGCGAGATTATGCAAATCCAAGTGCACTGGATGAACAGAGTATTATTGAAGCGAAACGAGTTGCCCGCAAGCGGGTAGTGATGAAAGAGAAGCGCGGCAGCGCAGAGTTTACGAGACTCGGTTTTGAAGTGCACGACCGGGGCAATGCAAAAACACTGTACGGAGTGATTAATGTTGAAAGCGGAAGTTAA